The genomic region TCCCTGGTTCTGTTATGAATACTTCGTTAGCCATGGCAAACACCGTAGAATGGGCAGGTCCTTGGGCAGGAGCTCGCTGGCCCTGGGTCATCCCCATGTTCGATTATTCTGGCCACGTTATCTCTCATGTCCAGGAATGCCCTTCTTAATGTGTCGTCTATCTTAACCACTCTCCAGGTGAGTCTTGGTTTACCATTAATGCTTATGTGGAGTACTACGCCGATGTCTACTGGGTGGCCGATCCAAGCCTCTATGGCCAGTGCGTATGCCGTAACTGCTATGTCCTTCCTACTGGTTAATTCCTCCGTTGGTTGTGACGAAGTCACCAGCTCCACGGGTATGAAGCCCACGAGTATGTCGGGCTTAACAATGTCGGATAAGCCAATGGGTGCTCCCGGTATTGCCGGCTCAACGCTAATGGGTATTCCCTCCTCACGGGCGTTGAGGGACGTGGCCACGGCCTTCGTGTAAACCTCGTATAGTTGTGCCCTGTACTTATTGCCTAGGTCGCCATACTCATTAATTATGCTCTCAAACCTATTGTCGAGTTGGGAAAATGGTATTGATTCTTTGAATGGCGTCAGGAAGACCTCATGCACCATCCTCCCAAGCCTTAGGCTCTCGCTGTCCTCCATTGTGACACCGGCTACACGCCTAAGGTATGCATCGCGCTTTGTTGGGCATGGCGATGAGACCTCGGACACCGTGGGCCTAACCACATGCCTTGGCGCAACCGCGTCCCTAAACCAACCCCTAATCTCTGCGTAGGACCCACCCTCCATGGTCACCTTAATGTAGTCCCAAACCCACCTGGGCAATACCATATGTCCACTTGTGCCTACTTACGTGTTTTATTCTTAATTGTGAGATGCGTATCAATTAATTGAGAAATTAAAAATATGAATTACTAATTACTTTTGAGTAATAGCTAATGATTAAGGTAGATGGCCTTGACTTAGAGGAGGTTATTAGGCATTGTTTGGGTGAAATCGGTATTTCACCTAGCGACTGTAGATTTGGTGTTTATGATTGCAGGAGCATTGATGTTCATGAGGCTGGTGTTTACGTCTTCTTTGATGGCTCCACTATTTATTATGTTGGTGAGGCTGGTGATGTTGCCCGTAGGTTGTTAAACGAGCATTGCCCAGCCAATATAGGTGGTTCTGAGGGTGTTGTTAGGTTCTTGATGCATTTCCTTGATGAGGTTTGTGTCCAGCATGATAAGTGGGTTGGGCTTGATGCCGTGGGTAGGGAGGAATTTGTTAAGAAGATCCTGAGGGAGGAGATCGGTAAGTTGAAGATATACGTGGTCACATGCAAAGGACTAAGCGATGAGAAGCAAGGCAATAGGAGAGTCAGGAATAAGTTAAGGATTAGGCTTGAGGAATGCTTAAGGGAGAGGCTGAATCCAGTATTAAATCCGTACAAGGTTGTGCGAGGTGATGGGATAATGCGTCATTATTGATGGCTTGTTAATTAAGAAGTCGTCTATTGTTTTTGTTTGTTACTATGGTTATTGTTATTGAATTATTCGGGGTGTATTCATTTATTATTTAGTTTTGATTTTGAGGGTCGAATTAATTGTTGCTTCACTTTCCGCTGCTTATGTATGTTACTGTGAAGCTTGATCCGTCAGTGGTTAGTGTGCTTGGTTGTGCCAGGATCTTGCCGTTGTATGCTGTCATTATTATTTCCACGGTTGATGGGTAGTTTCCGAAGGTCGCGGTGCTACCGCCCACGGTTGCGTAGCACGTGCCGATCACGTCTGTGTAGTCCTGCCCGAAGTATGCTGTTCCGAAGTTTGCCAGTGCCGTTAGTTGGCCATTAACCGTTGGTCTCTCTAGTATGCATTCGGCTGATGAGAGTAGTGCTCCGCTTACGCTACCCGTTACTGTGTATGTCTCGCCCCTTGTGATGTCCTTGATCACTATGTTGAATTCGCCATTGCCTATGTACGTTACGTTCACGTAGATCACATCGCCGGGTTTGACTGTGAATCCGCTTATTTCCACAGAGGGTGATGGGTAGAATTCATACCATGCCCAGTATATGGGCTTACCACCACTACACTCTACGGCTATCCCCGCCTGCTCAACCGTACTGTCGTTGTACCCGTCAAGCCCGGCCCACAGGGCCACGTAGGTTGTCTGCCTGGTGCAGGTCACGGATGGAACAATGAATGAACCTGCGACACTTATTACAGTACCCTCCCGCGCGGGTACTGCGTAGCCTGCCCAGTTTAGGCTGTAGACTGTTGATGCGTAGCCAACGCCGTGCTTAATCATTGGGTGCATGGTGGGTGTTGCCGGTGCGTGGGCTGTGGCCACTGCTACTACGGCTATTAACGTGAGTGTTACGAGTATGGGTATTAGCTTGTTCCCAGTCATTTTCCCAGTCATTAACTAAGTAGTCATTGATTATCCCTTTAAAGCATTACCCATGTTCATTTTTAATTCATTGAATATGTATTATTGTCTTCGAATTATTTTACATACTTTGTCTCAGGAATTCCAAAGCCTTAACAGGATGCTCCTCCGGCTTAACCCTCCTGATTACCTTAGCCACCTTGCCCTCCGGGTTTACTATGAATGTGACCCTCTCCGCGGTCCCCGTGGGCCTCAGCACACCGTATGCCTGTGACGTGCGTTTCTCACTATCGCTTAGTAGTTTGAATTTGACGCCGTACTTCTCGGCGAACCTCCTCTGGGTGCTCACAGAGTCTGTGCTTATGCCCAGGACCACCACGCCCAGCTTCTCGAATTCGTCCCATAGCCTGGCGAATTCCTGGGTCTCCCTCGTGCAGCCGCTGGTGAAGGCCTTTGGGAAGAAGTATAGCACTACCCACCTGCCCCTGTAACTCGATAACTTTACTGTCTCCCCATCATGGCTTTGTAGTTCGAAGTCGGGAGCCTCCTCACCCTCGTTGACCATCAATCCAACCTCGTGGTCGGGCTTTTCTATGTTTAGTTTGAATTAACTTAATATAACTGGTCCCGGGCGCTTAATCCCATGAGCTCACTAAGGAGCTACCTAATGGAGGTAATCCGCGAGTACGAGAGGGTACTGAGCATGTATAGGGTGTTTATGAGCCTAGGCACTGCATGCAACTCAAGTGAGTATGTGAGTGTTATTGAGGCTGCACTCGCGGAGTCCATACTCATGCACTCCCGCAGTTTAATTCAATTCTTCAAGATTGTTAAAGGTAGGAGGTATAAGGACGTCATTTACTACCTGCCATACCTCAAACGCGGGGGCGCCAGGGAGTTTAGGCGTAGGGTCAGGGCGTGCCCTGGCTATGATGATGCCCAGGGAATTATTAGGGATGTTAATAAGTACGTCCTTCACCTTACGAGGGAGGTTGCCAAGTCTAGTGATAGGCCTGTCGTGGGTAGGGACGCCATAGCAGCTGTTGTTAGGCTTCTTTGTTGTGTTTTCTCTGTCTTTGTTGATTATGTTGATGTTAGGGTGGTTAG from Vulcanisaeta distributa DSM 14429 harbors:
- the cas4a gene encoding type I-A CRISPR-associated protein Cas4/Csa1, with translation MVLPRWVWDYIKVTMEGGSYAEIRGWFRDAVAPRHVVRPTVSEVSSPCPTKRDAYLRRVAGVTMEDSESLRLGRMVHEVFLTPFKESIPFSQLDNRFESIINEYGDLGNKYRAQLYEVYTKAVATSLNAREEGIPISVEPAIPGAPIGLSDIVKPDILVGFIPVELVTSSQPTEELTSRKDIAVTAYALAIEAWIGHPVDIGVVLHISINGKPRLTWRVVKIDDTLRRAFLDMRDNVARIIEHGDDPGPASSCPRTCPFYGVCHG
- a CDS encoding G1 family glutamic endopeptidase, with the protein product MTGKMTGNKLIPILVTLTLIAVVAVATAHAPATPTMHPMIKHGVGYASTVYSLNWAGYAVPAREGTVISVAGSFIVPSVTCTRQTTYVALWAGLDGYNDSTVEQAGIAVECSGGKPIYWAWYEFYPSPSVEISGFTVKPGDVIYVNVTYIGNGEFNIVIKDITRGETYTVTGSVSGALLSSAECILERPTVNGQLTALANFGTAYFGQDYTDVIGTCYATVGGSTATFGNYPSTVEIIMTAYNGKILAQPSTLTTDGSSFTVTYISSGK
- a CDS encoding peroxiredoxin codes for the protein MVNEGEEAPDFELQSHDGETVKLSSYRGRWVVLYFFPKAFTSGCTRETQEFARLWDEFEKLGVVVLGISTDSVSTQRRFAEKYGVKFKLLSDSEKRTSQAYGVLRPTGTAERVTFIVNPEGKVAKVIRRVKPEEHPVKALEFLRQSM